A single region of the Triticum dicoccoides isolate Atlit2015 ecotype Zavitan chromosome 2B, WEW_v2.0, whole genome shotgun sequence genome encodes:
- the LOC119368160 gene encoding uncharacterized protein LOC119368160, protein MPPRPQPPPAAYKHFCRVCNKGFTCGSALGGHMRAHAVADDGPGANDDDDDPVSSARGGEDGPSTAGAATTHVYALRANPNRLTRGCQVCKNCGKEFSSMELFLEHGKCTSGEEEDTDGSPPPSVADEEEDASLASGWSKGKRSRRAKSVAGGGDDTMPGPSTAPSGEDEEEDLANCLVLLSSSKADQASAAAEADPEPCAPASKEHGRRPHQRPQHFPIVVAAPDQAIMLPLALPAPQPQYASPLPRGLFECKACKKVFTSHQALGGHRASHKKVKGCFAAKPDSSVGGTPHHHAAAAGPSDEKGDAAPVDVIHAGGSLDARTNADASTGGDTNAGTSGATPSLSMAITTTDHEPPVAGLAIAPFKKKAKMHECSVCHRLFASGQALGGHKRCHWLTSGTGNHANITSLTAEGLVAAAGHQLTLRPMMDPPEPALDLTIAANPLPLMASATVAEAGTSSLHLDASPSLYLQPAAAPSNPSHQNKMTATSSHNANDAATPREAAEDEADSTAVKKAKLCDLKDVSAAGETTPWLQVGIGSSSAGGDGKSACE, encoded by the coding sequence ATGCCGCCTCGTCCCCAGCCGCCACCGGCGGCGTACAAGCACTTCTGCAGAGTCTGCAACAAGGGGTTCACGTGCGGCAGCGCGCTCGGCGGGCACATGAGGGCCCACGCCGTCGCTGACGACGGCCCTGGcgccaacgacgacgacgacgatcccGTGTCGTCCGCGCGCGGTGGAGAAGATGGGCCGTCCACGGCGGGAGCAGCGACGACGCACGTCTACGCTCTCCGGGCGAACCCTAACCGCCTCACCAGGGGCTGCCAGGTGTGCAAGAACTGTGGGAAGGAGTTCTCTTCGATGGAGCTTTTCCTGGAGCACGGCAAGTGCACCTCGGGCGAAGAGGAGGACACCGACGGCTCGCCGCCTCCGTCCGTGGCTGACGAAGAGGAGGACGCGTCGCTGGCCTCTGGGTGGTCAAAGGGGAAGCGCTCGCGCCGCGCCAAGTCGGTCGCTGGCGGAGGCGATGATACAATGCCCGGGCCGTCGACGGCGCCATCtggcgaggacgaggaggaggacctgGCAAATTGCCTCGTCTTGCTCTCGTCGTCCAAGGCCGATCAGGCtagcgccgccgccgaggccgaccCAGAGCCATGCGCGCCGGCCAGCAAGGAACACGGGAGAAGGCCTCATCAACGGCCGCAACACTTCCCGATCGTCGTAGCGGCGCCGGATCAAGCGATAATGCTGCCCCTGGCGTTGCCAGCACCGCAACCGCAATACGCCTCGCCCCTCCCACGTGGCTTGTTCGAGTGCAAGGCATGCAAGAAGGTGTTCACTTCTCACCAAGCTCTCGGCGGGCACCGTGCCAGCCACAAGAAGGTCAAGGGCTGCTTCGCTGCCAAGCCCGATAGCAGCGTCGGTGGAACACCTCACCACCACGCAGCGGCCGCCGGTCCCAGCGATGAAAAGGGTGATGCCGCCCCCGTCGATGTCATCCATGCAGGTGGCAGTCTTGATGCCAGGACAAACGCCGATGCCAGCACCGGTGGCGACACGAACGCCGGGACGAGCGGGGCCACGCCATCGCTGTCAATGGCCATCACGACCACCGACCATGAACCGCCGGTCGCGGGGTTGGCCATTGCACCgttcaagaagaaggccaagatgcACGAGTGCTCCGTGTGCCACCGCCTCTTCGCCTCTGGTCAAGCGCTCGGAGGCCACAAGCGGTGCCACTGGCTCACCTCGGGGACAGGGAATCACGCCAACATCACATCCCTGACAGCCGAAGGCCTTGTCGCCGCTGCTGGCCACCAGCTCACTCTCCGGCCAATGATGGACCCTCCAGAGCCGGCGCTAGACCTCACCATCGCGGCCAACCCGTTGCCGTTGATGGCCAGCGCGACGGTCGCCGAGGCCGGAACCAGCTCGCTGCACCTTGACGCGTCCCCGTCGTTGTACTTACAGCCAGCGGCGGCACCAAGCAATCCCAGCCACCAGAACAAGATGACCGCGACGAGCAGCCACAACGCTAACGACGCTGCTACTCCCCGCGAGGCCGCCGAGGACGAGGCGGACAGCACAGCCGTCAAGAAGGCCAAGCTTTGTGATCTCAAGGATGTGAGTGCAGCGGGGGAGACGACGCCGTGGTTGCAGGTCGGCATTGGCTCCTCGTCGGCCGGTGGTGACGGGAAGAGTGCCTGCGAATGA